From a region of the Acanthochromis polyacanthus isolate Apoly-LR-REF ecotype Palm Island chromosome 3, KAUST_Apoly_ChrSc, whole genome shotgun sequence genome:
- the LOC110969615 gene encoding ecto-ADP-ribosyltransferase 5-like has protein sequence MQIRFNLTRRDVSNLIPLSMVEDSVDDMYFGCSDKMMKTVTQKYRKELVKGLYADALKNVDVEKCVEKNLKEKEDKALTKNHMEAICAYTSDDVYQEFNPAVRTNRSVYTSSFQFHILHFFLTSAIQILNNKYNCSTTYRRTNVMFTGNVNQRIRFGSFSSTSFRKDLLPFGNKSCFKITTCTGANLKNYSVYGDEEEVLIPPYEVFRITKKYEGNSKLPELKDCDVVFVLKSEGVHSRLNCKIAHI, from the exons ATGCAG ATTCGTTTTAACCTCACTCGACGAGATGTCAGCAATCTCATCCCGTTGAGCATGGTTGAAGATTCGGTTGATGACATGTATTTTGGCTGCAGTGACAAAATGATGAAGACAGTCACTCAGAAATACCGTAAAGAACTGGTTAAGGGGCTGTATGCAGATGCCTTGAAGAATGTAGACGTGGAAAAGTGTGTAGAaaagaacctaaaagagaaaGAGGATAAGGCTCTGACCAAAAACCACATGGAAGCAATTTGTGCTTATACATCTGATGACGTGTATCAGGAATTCAATCCTGCAGTCAGGACAAACAGAAGTGTCTATACTTCATCGTTTCAATtccacattttacatttcttccTGACATCAGCCATACAGATCTTGAATAATAAGTACAATTGTTCCACTACCTATAGACGAACCAACGTTATGTTTACTGGTAATGTCAATCAAAGAATTCGGTTTGGTTCTTTCAGCTCCACCTCCTTTAGAAAAGACCTGCTGCCCTTTGGTAACAAGAGCTGctttaaaatcacaacatgTACAGGTGCTAATTTAAAAAACTATTCAGTTTATGGTGACGAGGAAGAAGTGCTCATTCCCCCCTACGAGGTTTTCCGTATCACTAAAAAATATGAGGGTAACAGTAAACTTCCAGAGCTTAAAGACTGTGATGTTGTCTTTGTCTTGAAAAGTGAGGGAGTTCATAGTAGGCTCAACTGCAAAATTGCTCATATTTGA
- the LOC127533308 gene encoding LOW QUALITY PROTEIN: cerebellin-3-like (The sequence of the model RefSeq protein was modified relative to this genomic sequence to represent the inferred CDS: inserted 2 bases in 1 codon) produces MFIFVHGIFVWEGELPCRKWDCECAFSRLWGCCCGATELFEVEDEIFMRMMDLSRRLFQQGDSILEVIGGIRIAFTASLSHKTNCFGPLTRSRPIPDDTVTLNHGSGYNPTRGIFTAPRSGLCSFSFSVYSKVGASGERMYYKVRLMRDGEVMASAWEDNREDSEDSSSQXLLSLQQGGQMYVELLNDRQLCGNAEGLNSFSGSLIYHTLPK; encoded by the exons ATGTTTATCTTTGTCCATGGAATAT TTGTGTGGGAGGGGGAGCTGCCATGCAGAAAATGGGACTGTGAATGTGCTTTCAGTCGCTTGTGGGGCTGCTGCTGTGGAGCCACGGAGCTCTTTGAAGTGGAGGATGAAATCTTTATGAGAATGATGGACCTGTCGAGGAGATTGTTCCAACAGGGTGATAGCATCCTTGAAGTCATAG gAGGAATACGGATTGCATTCACAGCTTCTTTGAGCCACAAAACAAACTGCTTTGGCCCTTTGACCAGGAGCAGGCCGATTCCTGATGACACTGTCACCCTCAACCATGGAAGTGGATATAACCCTACACGAG GTATATTCACAGCACCTCGCTCTGGACTctgctccttctccttctcGGTGTACTCGAAGGTGGGTGCATCAGGCGAGAGGATGTACTACAAGGTACGACTCATGAGAGATGGGGAAGTGATGGCCTCAGCTTGGGAGGACAACAGGGAGGATTCAGAGGACAGCAGCTCTCA tcttctgtcactgcagcaaGGAGGCCAGATGTATGTAGAGCTGCTTAACGACAGGCAGCTATGTGGGAATGCTGAGGGCCTGAACAGCTTCTCTGGCTCCTTAATTTATCACACTCTGCCCAAATAA
- the tppp2 gene encoding tubulin polymerization-promoting protein family member 2, producing MAEGSVSVAEVQSSFYKFAVHGDTKATGKEMNGKNFAKLCKDCTIIDGKNVTTTDVDIVFSKVKVKSARVITFEQFNQALTELAPKRFKGKNKDEALQQLYGLIVGKEPTNVGVTKVAKAAAVDRLTDTTKYTGSHKERFDESGKGKGKSGREDIPDTSGYVSAYKGSGTYDDKVKEA from the exons ATGGCTGAGGGCTCAGTTTCTGTAGCAGAGGTGCAGAGCTCCTTCTACAAGTTTGCAGTCCATGGAGACACCAAGGCCACAGGGAAGGAGATGAATGGAAAGAACTTTGCCAAGCTCTGCAAAGACTGCACCATCATCGATGGCAAGAACGTCACCACCACAGATGTTGACATTGTTTTCAGCAAAGTCAA GGTGAAGTCAGCTCGTGTGATCACATTTGAGCAGTTCAACCAGGCCCTGACTGAGTTGGCTCCCAAACGATTTAAAGGCAAGAACAAAGATGAGGCACTTCAGCAGCTCTATGGTCTCATTGTTGGGAAAGAACCCACTAATGTCGGAGTCACT AAAGTAGCAAAGGCAGCAGCAGTGGACAGACTGACTGACACCACTAAGTACACCGGCTCACACAAGGAGCGCTTCGACGAATCAGGCAAAGGAAAAGGGAAGTCCGGGCGCGAGGACATCCCAGACACCAGTGGATACGTGTCTGCTTACAAGGGCAGCGGCACTTACGATGACAAAGTGAAAGAAGCATAA